The Natrinema salifodinae genome includes a window with the following:
- a CDS encoding ABC transporter ATP-binding protein has translation MLRATGVTKSFGGLVAVDDVTFEIGDEEIVGVIGPNGAGKTTLFNAITGVHPPTSGTIVLDDTELTGKKPHEIATAGVARTFQTARTFNESTVLDNVTIGAVFGNGDSKDQAESRAYECLEFVGLDDQVTESVGSLNIADRKLLELARALATGPKFVLVDEIGSGLTPAELDALTETLTRIRADLGISVFWIEHIVDAIMGATDRIIVLNQGQKIADGTPAEVQADPEVAEAYLGGVEV, from the coding sequence CCGTCGACGACGTCACCTTCGAGATCGGTGACGAGGAGATCGTGGGAGTGATCGGGCCGAACGGGGCCGGAAAGACGACGCTGTTCAACGCGATCACGGGCGTCCATCCGCCGACGTCGGGGACGATCGTCCTGGACGACACGGAGCTGACCGGCAAGAAACCCCACGAGATCGCCACGGCCGGCGTCGCGCGGACGTTCCAGACGGCGCGGACGTTCAACGAGTCGACCGTCCTCGATAACGTCACCATCGGCGCCGTCTTCGGTAACGGAGATTCGAAAGACCAGGCGGAATCGCGGGCCTACGAGTGCCTCGAGTTCGTCGGCCTCGACGACCAGGTGACCGAGTCCGTCGGGAGCCTCAACATCGCAGACCGGAAGCTGTTGGAACTCGCGCGGGCGCTCGCGACCGGTCCGAAATTCGTCCTCGTCGACGAGATCGGCAGCGGACTCACGCCGGCCGAACTGGACGCGCTGACGGAGACGCTCACGCGGATTCGCGCCGACCTCGGAATCTCCGTCTTCTGGATCGAACACATCGTCGACGCGATCATGGGTGCGACCGATCGGATCATCGTGCTCAATCAGGGGCAGAAGATCGCCGACGGCACGCCCGCGGAGGTCCAGGCCGATCCGGAGGTCGCCGAGGCCTACCTCGGCGGGGTGGAAGTGTGA
- a CDS encoding ABC transporter ATP-binding protein yields MTLIDVDGIDVAYGDLQVLWDVSMTVDESDSVVTLVGPNGAGKTTLLRTLSGLLEPSAGSIEILGEDISRHPAEEIIDLGFVHVPEERNLFDEMTVYENLRMGSFTHRDQFDETREEIFEMFPVLEERREQKAGTLSGGEQQMLAIGRGLMAQPDVLALDEPSGALAPQLAERVFQKIEEISTDITVLLVEQHVDRALELADRAYLLENGRIATEGTGDELLESDHVVDAYLRG; encoded by the coding sequence GTGACGCTGATCGACGTCGACGGGATCGACGTCGCCTACGGGGACCTCCAGGTCCTCTGGGACGTGTCGATGACCGTCGACGAGTCGGATTCGGTCGTCACGCTGGTCGGACCCAACGGGGCAGGGAAGACGACGCTGCTCCGGACGCTGTCGGGCCTCCTCGAGCCGTCGGCGGGGTCCATCGAGATCCTCGGCGAGGACATCTCTCGGCATCCCGCCGAGGAGATCATCGATCTCGGCTTCGTCCACGTGCCGGAGGAGCGAAACCTCTTCGACGAGATGACGGTCTACGAAAACCTCCGGATGGGATCGTTCACGCACCGCGACCAATTCGACGAGACCCGCGAGGAGATCTTCGAGATGTTTCCCGTCCTCGAGGAACGTCGAGAACAGAAGGCCGGAACGCTCAGCGGCGGCGAACAGCAGATGCTCGCGATCGGTCGCGGACTGATGGCCCAGCCGGACGTCCTGGCGCTCGACGAGCCCTCCGGCGCGCTCGCCCCGCAGTTGGCCGAGCGGGTCTTTCAGAAGATCGAGGAGATCAGCACCGACATCACCGTCCTCCTCGTCGAGCAACACGTCGACCGGGCGCTGGAACTTGCCGACCGCGCGTACCTCCTGGAGAACGGCCGCATCGCCACCGAGGGGACCGGCGACGAATTGCTCGAGAGCGATCACGTCGTGGACGCGTACCTGCGCGGCTGA